A single Sphingomonas kaistensis DNA region contains:
- a CDS encoding DUF6492 family protein, whose translation MQSVAFVTPTFLPDLERCEILVRSLDLFAPDIRHYLIVDSFEMAAFRHLASSRTILLAAEDVIGIRQLRLPLRQNFWLHWRTLPMRGWIRQQLLKMAATSSLDHEVLVCIDSDVAFVRPFQPGMLMIDNKIGLLDVNYTDAMVERWTGVAEDLLGLETGSAARRGHVGHLISWSREDMRGMQRHVEKATGKPWQIAIGQQRTFSEYILYGVYIREVMGYENSRHAPSTVALVRQPWDHDLSTPEGLRRFIVEPEKDNIAVMIHSKFDIAPADVDRVLKNA comes from the coding sequence TTGCAGTCTGTCGCCTTTGTCACGCCGACCTTTCTTCCTGATCTGGAGAGATGCGAGATACTTGTCCGCTCGCTGGACCTGTTCGCGCCGGATATTCGCCATTACCTGATTGTGGATTCCTTCGAGATGGCGGCATTCCGGCATCTTGCCTCGTCGCGCACGATCCTGCTGGCCGCCGAAGACGTCATCGGGATCCGACAGTTACGGCTTCCGCTTCGCCAGAATTTTTGGCTGCATTGGCGCACCCTCCCGATGCGCGGGTGGATCCGTCAGCAATTGCTCAAGATGGCCGCCACCTCGTCGCTCGACCACGAGGTTTTGGTCTGCATCGATTCAGATGTCGCTTTTGTTCGCCCTTTCCAGCCCGGAATGCTGATGATCGACAACAAGATCGGCCTGCTGGATGTGAACTACACCGATGCGATGGTCGAACGGTGGACCGGGGTCGCAGAAGATCTGCTCGGGTTGGAGACGGGCAGCGCAGCACGGCGCGGTCATGTCGGCCATTTAATCAGCTGGTCCCGTGAGGACATGCGTGGGATGCAACGGCACGTTGAAAAAGCCACGGGCAAACCGTGGCAGATTGCGATCGGGCAGCAGCGCACCTTCTCAGAATATATATTGTACGGGGTCTATATCCGGGAAGTGATGGGCTATGAGAACAGTCGTCACGCTCCTTCGACCGTGGCGCTGGTGCGCCAGCCTTGGGATCATGATCTATCCACCCCGGAGGGACTGCGCCGCTTCATCGTTGAGCCCGAAAAAGATAACATTGCAGTAATGATACATTCGAAGTTTGATATTGCGCCAGCCGACGTCGATCGCGTCCTAAAAAACGCTTGA